The DNA window AAGGAACAGACTGCAGACTGGATGAGCTGGGAAGACTGGCTGATCGCACTGGGGGGACAGTAAGAGAATTTGTTTTATGACGCAAAGGAGAGCCACACTGTTTTGACATTTATCTAACTTTATTTATGGCATTAATTGCCGATCaagtctttttgtctgtttgctgtCCTCTAGGTGGTGATAGCAAGTCCCAAAATGTTGCACTCAGAGTTTGAACAGATCATTGAGAACAGGACCATCGCCACACATTGTACTGTCACACTATTGCTGCCCAAGTCACTGTAAGATCTAATCTCAGACCTCATATATGAATATTTTCAAATTCTTCCTCAGGTATGCTAGCTGGAAGATGTACcatgtaatattttaaagttGGAGCATTGACTAAGAACATTGCTGTTCTTTGGTCAAGGCAtatgagaggagagagggaggcaggTCACAAGGCAACCAGAGAAGTGGGGAACGTCGGCCCCGAGACAGAGATCACCTTTCAGTTTGGAGCCAAAGAAACGGATACAGAAGGTTAGAAAAAACTTAAATGTCAACAATTAAATGACTGTTTGTTTTCGATATGGCAGTAATATTTCCTCTGTTTCCTTGTTTCGTAGCTATAATCTAGTCATTAGTTCCATTCAGAGGCTATCTGAGGGTCATCAGCACAAACAAGTTGCTGGATCTGTTCCCTTTCTTTAGAATATCACAGAATGTGTGATTCCACCTTGTCCTGAGTGTTATATTGTTCACCATTGAGCCCTCAAATCCTTCAATTTTATTCATGAGAGGCAAACAGATGTGACAAAAATGATCCAAGTAGAAGATGGAACTACAGGAACTTAACATTTAGATCAATCTAATGTTTTAGATGCTTTAGCAACCAATCTGTGTTGGTTTGTCCAGTCATCAGACAGCCACCACTTTGGTTCAGACTAAACTACTGactaattttaaatgacacttTGTGTTAACATTTATGGTGGGAAGGTGgtgaattcaaaacaattttGCTTATTCCTGGACTGTTTTGTAGTCCAGCAGATTGAGCTAAGATAATGAATTTTCATCTGTATCATTTGCTGAAGGTAGGCATGTCAACATTGTCATTGTGCGTCTGCTGGATAGGAAACGCATCACTGCAGCTAAACAGCCCATGCATGTTTGGTACAGCCTCACAGAATACGTGTTGATTTTTATTCCTAATTCATTAAAGTGTATAATAGACCTAAAGACATTATTTTGCAGCAGTCCAGCCTCAATCTTGGTTCATAGCCTATCTGTGTTGCTCATTCTTTTTTGAGCCAGTATGACCAATGACTCCTTCGGGAGGCCAAAATACTGTTTGACCATTACCCTACTTATATTTGCTGAACTGTTGTGTACTGTACTTTTGAGGCCACAAATGCATCATATTTTTTCTCTGTTcttcaaatatattaaattctattttcatcatatttgtatttgtttctaTACTTGTCAGCGCTACCTTCTGGGAGCCAAGTGTCCATCCAGCTGCAGGTCAGGTACAAACAGAGGAATGGACAGACGATGCTCAGAGTGGTCACTGCAGACCGAGATGTTACCAACAACAGGTGAAAATGAAGTTTTTGTTTCACACACCCATTCATCACTGCTATGCTGTGCTGGTTGAATGCTTCTGGCCTCCATGTGAGCTTGtgacatgttaaataaatgatggGTTCTCACCCAGAGGACAAGAACTTATTAGATGTATTATTGTATACCAATATGAGTAAACCTTGAGGCAGCCATGAAAATCAAGGACAGTGCCTGTTGCTGAGATACCAGAGCAGAAATAATCACACCATGTAAATCACAAGTCTCATCCATTCCAACATTTACGCAGTAAATAAACCTCTCAAATCTAGAAACTGTGTGAATTTCATGCAATTCATTGTCTGTGGCTCCAGTTTGTTTGTACCATGATACAATAACAAGATTGAACGCTGAGTAGCACTCTTATTACAAAACTGTTTCCCAACATTTCAGCTCGGCGGCCctgtcctctctgtctctcgccATCATTCAGCTCAACTCGTCACAGGCCAGCGCTGCTCTGGCTGTAAGGGGACGCTTCCTCAACGCCAGTAAGGAAGGCGAGCTGCAGAGGAAGCTGATAGAGAGAGCGATGTGAGTAACAACAGGGATGGAGGAAGCTCTTACTAATATTATTGTGTGGGAAATGTGCAGatgagagatgaagatgctttaAGTCCTGAATAATTTGAAGTAGCTGATGCTGTGTGGGCAAACATCCACCACAAAGGCAAAAGTCTGGAAGGAAACTGAGATGGTTAAATAAAGGAAGtaaaatactaataaaaaaCTGTAGCACCAAATGCTTTAATTTAGAAGAGAGATATTGATAAGTGAGCTGATGGATATTTAATAGTCTCTCATTAAAACTATTCCTTTTCTTAGGTAGACAATTGTGCTTTGAGAAATTGATATTCATTAGAACGTTATTTTACgattctttcaaaataaatgttttaagtttaagattgttttctctttttattacaACTTTATTGTCGGTGGATGTACAGTCTTTCATAAGCCATGTGTCTCTTCTTCTAGAGAACATAATCGCAGTGCAGAGGACAAAGAGACGTACAAAGACTGGGTTGAAACCATGGAGCCAATATACAACTGCATACTCCACTTCACACGGGTgaatttttacagtatttgtcaTTGGTTTCAGTGCAATAAATCCCAAAAATAATACAAGTAAACAATTATCCCTTTTTTTCCAGAGACAATCTGTTGTTTCAGACTCACAGGTACGTTATGTCATATCCTGAGAAAACACACTGTTCAGTGACAGAAGGCTTTGCTTGACTTGTGAATCTGAACTTCTTCTCCACCCATCAGTCTCTAACAGACGCTGGTGCGGCACTTCTCTACACCATGAAacacagcaacaggaagtccatctCACGgaagaataaatataaaatccAGACTACGTCTTGAATGTAACAAATATGCACTAAATCGGAATACTCATCAATGCAAACACTGTAAAAGTAGttgttatttgtgtattttgaatgaaaatattgtgAAGAAGTGTCATGAAGTTAGAATTGCAAAAGTATTGAGAATTTGAGTTAAAGTAAATAAGACTTACCAGACATGAAATACTTGGAATCAACTGTCACTGTGACATTTTATTGAGGAAATTGTTGGAAAGTTTTCAAATTGTTCCTGTAGATTGCAATTCTTTTAAAATGCATATCTGagaaatatttagattttacaTTCCCAAAATCTCACAAAGCACCTTTCGATTCCTGTGGatatatgtactgtacttcaggttttgtgtaaaaatattgaAGTCATTTGGGTTACACTCAGGAAACCCTGATCAGAAGCAAAATTTGACTgtggaaatggaagaaaatacaATATGATAAATGTTCCTACATAGAAAGAGGTTTTTTTACTACTTCAGTATTTGCTCATTTTCTGTGGAagcaattttgaaaaaaatattaaagaccATGATGAGAAGACAGAGGGATGtacatcctcctcctcacatcattcattattataatcatACTTTACATGGAAGCCAAAGCATAAATGGACTTACTAAATGTTTCTGTGGGCATCCAATGGAACCTTTAAATAAAACTCTGAGCAAACATGTTCTTTGTGAAGTTTTGGGAGGTTCCAAGAAAGCACCAAACCAACCACAACATAGAGATTGATGCTGTGCAGGTGGTGGATGACTGCGCTTGTGTCTCTACTGAGGCACACACAGATTTATCTTCTGTTGCCCAGGCCTCCAGCGCCACGTCAGCTTTTGCCAGAGAGATCTTCTCGGTCATACAGGAAGGAAACAACTCCATGTTCCAAGGGAATGACGAACACATACGTTACATGTTGTTTAATGCTGATGTTTCAAGCAACTATCACAAGCTTTGGTGAAGATGCTACTCTCCTGCTGATACGTGTGGATATGAAGTCCAGACTGGTGATGGGCCCaacgaaaaaaaaacaccaagcaGACACACGGGGAGCCAAACCACAGGAAGAAGTGTCGTAGGAGGTGGCTTCCATCAGTCTGTGCATTCAACAGGAATCTCAATTTAGCTGAACAATACTGAAAGTGTATTAACAAAATTGTGACTAATCATTTAGTTTTAAatcatgcttttatttcatgagggttaggattaaccgtaaccctaaacccttCCTCAGTGTTCAAATCTCAAAGAGATCAGGAATTCTGCACAGaacacatagaaacaaaaacactcacacTTTATGcatttacatataatttatgggtacaaataaaatcaattcCCTTGACTTAATATATTGAAACCCATTTGTTTTCCCTATATAACAATATCATAATATTTGATAATAACACACGTGTAATAATTTGATTATATTAAGACACAGTTAAACAGTTACATTTACTCCACCAAATTGTAAAATCAAGAAATTCAATATAAGCTGTTATTAAAAAAACcttataaaaacatgttaatcTGTCATACATAATTTTAAGGGATATCTTAAAATGATCAGCATAAATGTTTGATAGTAAAGTTATTAAAATGTCATGGTTCATTTAGTACAGTTTACACGATTATACACAACTTATTTAAAACATCATGACATGAAgcgggaaggagggaggaaagtATGTTGAAATCTTGTCAATGAggattttataaaataaaaatgtttgtaataCTTATGTCAAACTCAGTCCCACCATCTTAAAAGATTTAAGGCCATGGCTTAAATATTTGTGGACTCCAAACTCCAAAACCAGTAAATACGGCTTACAGCCCCTCCTCTTTGACCAGGTACTCTGGGAGAGTCTGAAAAGCAGTGACAGGAACCGTCACTGGGACCGTCAGGGATATGGTGCTGGGTTCAACAGTGGAGGGGGAGACCTcgctggggggtggaggagagggCAGTGGGTCGGTGTGAATAATGTTAATGTCACTCAGCTGGGTGGCCGGCTGAACATCTGCGTGAGTCCGTAAGTGCTTCCGAAGGTAAGCGGCGAACAGGAAAGCTTTGCCACAGTGGGGGCAGCTGTGAGGTTTACTGGTGGAGTGGATCTTCTGGTGTTTACGCAGTCCGGATTTGTTGATGAAGCCTTTGCCGCAGCTGCTGCAGACGTGAGGCCTCGGCTTGGGATGCTGCTTCTCGTGCTCCTGTAACTCTGCCAGCTGGGAAAACTCTGCCTGGCAGGTTTCACAGACATGTGAACCTATCGGTAGGATTTTGGCGACCGTCTGAGAACTGGAGTCAATGGAGTGAAGATTTTCATGTGCTTGAACTTCATCCCAGCTTCCGAATGTAGCATCACAGTGAGTACAAGAGAACTGAGGTAGAGTTGTGTGGGCAGGAAAGCCGGAAGCTGATCCGGGATCTTtatcctcctgctgctgctgctcagagtGCTCAGCTAGGTGAGTTCTTTCATGTTTGCGCAGGCTTGAGGAGACCACAAATGATTTCAGACACTCCTCGCATTTGAACGGCCTCTCTCCAGAGTGTACACGCCGGTGTTTGTTGAGGCTGGAGCGCTCTGCAAACGACTTGTCGCACTCGGTGCACGAAAAGGGCCTGAGGCCCGTGTGGACCAGCATGTGGCGCCGAAGGTCCCAGGATGCCACGAAGGCCTTGTCACAGCTCTGGCACTTGTAAGGTCGCTCTCCAGAGTGAACACGTTCATGCACAGCCAGATCCGCCGGCTGTCGGAACCGCTTCGGACACTTATCGCAGGGGTATGGTTTGAAACCCAGGTGGGCTCGCTGGTGGCGACGGAAGCTGGATGGGTCAGAAAACATCTTGCCACACTGCGGGCAGAGGAAAGGCTTCTCTCCGGAGTGGGTCCGGAGGTGAGACTGGTAGGAGGACAGCTGGGTGAAGCCCTTGCCGCACTGCTCGCACTGATAGGGTTTGTTCTGGGAGTGGATGCGTTGGTGGCAGGCCAGCGAGGAGGAGCGGGAGAAGGCTTTTCCACAGTCGGAGCACAGGTATGGTTTTTCTCCAGTGTGGGAGCGCTCATGGTTTTTCAGGTCCTTCAGCTCCGTGTACGTCTTCCCACACTCATCGCACACATACGGTCGATGGCCCTGATGGTTCCTCCTGTGTTTTCGGAACACAGAGGGGTCGGCAAAACTCTTGCCGCACTCGACGCAGAAGTacggtttctctcctgtgtgagAGCGCATGTGAACCTTCAGTTTGGACAGGGTGGGGTAGCTCTTAGAGCACTGACGACAAGAGTAAGGGCGCTCTCCACTGTGCTGCGTCATATGGATCCGTAGGCAGATCGCTTGCATGAAGGCCTTACCACATTCTGTGCATACAAAAGGTTTCTCTCCAGTGTGAGAGCGGCTGTGGTTGCGTAGCTCTGTGGGGGTCTTGTAAGCCTTGTGACAGTCAGGACACTGGAAAGGGCGCTGGGCTGAGTGGGTGCGCTCATGCTTTGAGAGCTGAGCCTTACTTGAGAATTTTTTATCACACTGAGAACATGGGTGTTGTTGCTGATGCTCTTTTACATGCACTGAAAGCTTGTGGCTCCGTAAAGCTGGCAGACTCCTGAAAACCTCTGTGCAGGCAGCGCATTTGAAGGAAGGCTTGGCTTTTGGAGGCCTGCCTCTGCCTCGTTTTTTAGCAGGCTGATCCTTCATCAACCCTTCCTCTTGTTGGATTTGTTCATCCTGTGCAGGAGGGGTGTATTGTTCTGCAAGAGGTGGGCTGCCAGGCTGAGGAGAggccattttttttaatctacaaaGAGATTATGTATAAAGGATCTTTATAATAAtggagtttaaaaataaatgacagcatAGTTATATTAGAATGGATGCTTTTCCATCAGAAATCAGGATAAATGATGTCACAGATATGAATGAGAAGCGCAGATCatcaataaatatgaaaataaaatgtgagatGACAGCAGAAATATGAGCTGTGCATTAAATCACAAAATGGCTGGCATTAGGACCTAAGGGACAATAAGCTAGCGCCGTGATGCCAGAGGAAGTTGGACATGTAGTGACAAAGATCGCCGGGCGCTAATGACAGACATGCACCGGACCGGGACCGAGGATCTAGGATCAGGCGTGACTTTGGCGCTGACGACCGGCTACGATAAGTACGCATTCATTCCTGCTCGCTTTTATTTGCTAGAAATGCACTAACTCAAAATGGCTGGCTTTAGGACCGCCGGCTGCAGCAAATACACTCGACAGGCTATCATCATTACCATACCACTGATTTTAAGGGCTAGATTTACCAATATGGGCTCCGATGCCTTCtatgtgcattaaaaaaacagatcagACTTTCTTACCTCAATCAGGACATTAATAGCTGGTCGACCGTGCTTGGAAAAAGGTTTAGGTGCACGAATGCATTTAGTGGGACTCGATGAATGCTGTTCCCTGGCTCGGGATGGGGGCGGCTCTAGGACCATGATGACGACAACGCTTAGCAAGCCAAGTTAGCAACATGCAAAGCGTGTGATCGTAAAAATCCAAATGAAAGACATATAGCTCATGTATGAAAAGCAACACGGTAAAGCATGGCAGTCCTAACAAGGCTAGTAGACACCATGATGATAACATGCTAACCAAGCGAAAGCGGAAGTATTTGCAGTGCTCAGAAGTCATTGATGTAGCTAGCTGGAGGATGCTAACGTAGTTAGCCGTCAAGTCGCTTTTATGTGATATAAGATTATAGGAATGCCAGCGGTCGTATAAGtgaaattaaacttttaaatcttgaatttgtgtgttttatgtttttgatttattaaGGGCAGACCTCACTCACTCGAACTTATTTTCGTTTATTTTCTTGtcctatgtttttttttttttttaatttggagaGGGAAACATTTCTTTGCTgcacatttcctgtttcctaGCAAC is part of the Antennarius striatus isolate MH-2024 chromosome 21, ASM4005453v1, whole genome shotgun sequence genome and encodes:
- the znf668 gene encoding zinc finger protein 668 isoform X1, whose protein sequence is MVLEPPPSRAREQHSSSPTKCIRAPKPFSKHGRPAINVLIEPGSPPLAEQYTPPAQDEQIQQEEGLMKDQPAKKRGRGRPPKAKPSFKCAACTEVFRSLPALRSHKLSVHVKEHQQQHPCSQCDKKFSSKAQLSKHERTHSAQRPFQCPDCHKAYKTPTELRNHSRSHTGEKPFVCTECGKAFMQAICLRIHMTQHSGERPYSCRQCSKSYPTLSKLKVHMRSHTGEKPYFCVECGKSFADPSVFRKHRRNHQGHRPYVCDECGKTYTELKDLKNHERSHTGEKPYLCSDCGKAFSRSSSLACHQRIHSQNKPYQCEQCGKGFTQLSSYQSHLRTHSGEKPFLCPQCGKMFSDPSSFRRHQRAHLGFKPYPCDKCPKRFRQPADLAVHERVHSGERPYKCQSCDKAFVASWDLRRHMLVHTGLRPFSCTECDKSFAERSSLNKHRRVHSGERPFKCEECLKSFVVSSSLRKHERTHLAEHSEQQQQEDKDPGSASGFPAHTTLPQFSCTHCDATFGSWDEVQAHENLHSIDSSSQTVAKILPIGSHVCETCQAEFSQLAELQEHEKQHPKPRPHVCSSCGKGFINKSGLRKHQKIHSTSKPHSCPHCGKAFLFAAYLRKHLRTHADVQPATQLSDINIIHTDPLPSPPPPSEVSPSTVEPSTISLTVPVTVPVTAFQTLPEYLVKEEGL
- the znf668 gene encoding zinc finger protein 668 isoform X2, which translates into the protein MASPQPGSPPLAEQYTPPAQDEQIQQEEGLMKDQPAKKRGRGRPPKAKPSFKCAACTEVFRSLPALRSHKLSVHVKEHQQQHPCSQCDKKFSSKAQLSKHERTHSAQRPFQCPDCHKAYKTPTELRNHSRSHTGEKPFVCTECGKAFMQAICLRIHMTQHSGERPYSCRQCSKSYPTLSKLKVHMRSHTGEKPYFCVECGKSFADPSVFRKHRRNHQGHRPYVCDECGKTYTELKDLKNHERSHTGEKPYLCSDCGKAFSRSSSLACHQRIHSQNKPYQCEQCGKGFTQLSSYQSHLRTHSGEKPFLCPQCGKMFSDPSSFRRHQRAHLGFKPYPCDKCPKRFRQPADLAVHERVHSGERPYKCQSCDKAFVASWDLRRHMLVHTGLRPFSCTECDKSFAERSSLNKHRRVHSGERPFKCEECLKSFVVSSSLRKHERTHLAEHSEQQQQEDKDPGSASGFPAHTTLPQFSCTHCDATFGSWDEVQAHENLHSIDSSSQTVAKILPIGSHVCETCQAEFSQLAELQEHEKQHPKPRPHVCSSCGKGFINKSGLRKHQKIHSTSKPHSCPHCGKAFLFAAYLRKHLRTHADVQPATQLSDINIIHTDPLPSPPPPSEVSPSTVEPSTISLTVPVTVPVTAFQTLPEYLVKEEGL